Part of the Nitrosophilus alvini genome, TGGCATATTGATGAAAAGAGTTTTTATAAGAATGAAAAAGGCGAAGTCAAAGAAATTGATCAAAACCCTTTTGACTTTTTGAAAAGGTATTATAAAAAAATCGATTTTTCATATTATAAAGAGAAAAAAAGAGATCTCAATGTAGGCTTTGTAGACGGCTTTATTGGATTTATCGGCTACGATATGGTAAAAGAGTTCGAACCTGTGCTCAAAAAATATATGAAAAACCTCAAAGATGAGCTTCATACTCCCGATATCGACCTGATTCGTCCCAAAATGACAGTGGCTTATTCACACAAAAACTCGATGCTTACACTTATAACATCTGATGAAGAGATTCAAAAAAAATTTGACTCCATTACAAAAGAGCTTACTTCATCTTACAGACACATCCGGATGAAAAAGGCAAAAATACTTGGTGAGGCCAAATTTTCCTTTTCAAAAGAGAGATTTTTCGAAATGGTCGAAAAGTCCAAAGAGATGATAAAAAGCGGGGATGTTTTCCAGATAGTAATGTCAAACCGCCTAAAACAAAAAGCCGTTGTTGACAAATTCAGTTTCTACAGAACATTAAGGTCGCTAAACCCTTCTCCTTATCTGTTTTTGCTTGAATATGAAAAATTTGCGATTGCAGGAAGCTCACCAGAAGTTATGGTAAGGCTAACAGACGGAAGAATACTTCTAAGGCCGATTGCCGGTACAAGAAAAAGAGGGAAAAATATAAAAAGAGACAGAGAACTGGAACTTGAAATGCTAAACGATCCCAAAGAGAGAGCAGAGCATATAATGCTTGTCGATCTTGGCAGAAATGATGTGGGAAGAGTAGCAAAAAAAGGCACCGTAGAAGTTACATCTTTGATGAGAGTTGAAAAATATTCACATGTTATGCATATGGTAAGTGATGTAGAAGCGGAGCTGGATCCAAAATATGATATGTTTGATCTTTTTGCCGCCACATTTACCGCAGGGACCATGACAGGAGCACCGAAAATCAGAGCAATGGAGCTGATAGCAGAATTCGAAGGGCTCAAACGCGGCTTCTACAGCGGCAGCATCGGATATTTTGGTTTTGACGGAGATATGGACAGTGCCATCACCATAAGAACGGCAATGATAAAAGATGAGGAGATAATTTTCCAGGCAGGTGCGGGAGTTGTTGCCGACAGCAAACCTGAACTTGAATATCTGGAAGTAAAAAACAAACTTGGTGCTCTGATGAATACAATCAGACTCCTTTCTCAAGAGAGTGAAAAAGAGATCTGATTTTTGTCAAAAGGCACAGCAATGAAACTTTTCGCAATTTTCGGCAATCCGGTTGATCACTCAAGATCGCCTTTGATGCATAATTACACTTTTGAAAAACTTGGTATCAGACACTGTTATACAAGAGTTCTGCTTGAAAGTGCCAATGTTAAAGAGACCTTTTTGAATCTGCGTCTAAGCGGTGCGAATATCACTGTACCTCATAAAGAAGAGGCTTTTTTGCAGGCTGATGAAATAAGGGGTATTGCAAAAGAGATAGGTGCTGTAAATACTCTTATATATGAAGACAAAAAGATCATAGGATACAATACGGACGCACCCGGTTTTATGAAGGCGGTAGAAGTGTTTGACTTCAAATCTGCACTGATTTTGGGTGCCGGAGGTACTGCCAAAGCGATATCAGCCGCTTTTGCCAAAGAAGGTATAGATTTTGCCGTATTGAACAGAAGCGCGGGAAGACTTGACTATTTTGAAAAAAGAGGGTGGAAAGTTTATACCTGGGAAAACTTCGAACCGGATAGTTATAAACTGATTGTAAACACTACCAGCGCAGGGCTTAAAGACGACTCTTTTCCGGCTCCCGAAAACATACTGAAAAAAGTTTTTGAAAACGCCAAATATGCTGTAGATGCAATATACGGCAAAAAAACACCTTTTTTGAAACTTGCCGAAAGTTTAGGACTTGAAACAAAAGATGGCAAAGATATGCTTCTTTATCAGGGAGTTTTGGCATTTGACTACTTTACAAATCACCGATACGATATCAAAACGATAGAGAAATTTATGAGAGAGAGTTTTGAACTTTAAGACCCTGTGAAATCTCTCTTCACAGGGTTCTTTAAAAGATTACTGTTTTCTTATCTCTTTGAGTGTTTCCGCAGCCATAAACGATAGCTCAAGAGCCTGATCTGCATTGAGTCTAGGGTCACACTGGGTATGGTATCTGTGAGAGAGGCTCTCAGGAGTGATTGAACTGCTCACGCTTCCAGTACATTCTGTAACATCCTGGCCGGTCATCTCAAGATGAATACCGCCGGCATATGTTCCTTCGCTCTTATGAATCTGGAAAAACTGTTTTACTTCACTTAAAATCTTTTCAAAATCTCTTGTTTTGAGCCCACCTTGAGTCTTATAGGTATTTCCGTGCATAGGATCGATACTCCACAAAACTTTTTTACCTTCGGCTTTTACACGTCTAAGCAGCGGAGGGAAAATATCGCTTATTTTATCAGCTCCCATTCTGACTATGAGAGTCAACCTTCCGGCTTCATTTTCAGGATTGAGTTTGTCTATCAACGCTATAAGCTCATCTTCTTTCATGCTAGGTCCGACTTTTACGCCAATAGGATTTTTAATGCCGCTGAAAAACTCCACGTGCGCTCCGTCGAGCTCTCTTGTCCTGTCTCCTATCCAGAGAAAATGCGCAGAGCAGTCGTACCAGTCTCCTGTTATACTGTCGCGTCTTGTAAGGGCTTCTTCGTAGTTCAAAAGAAGCGCTTCGTGTGATGTATACAGTACTGTTTCTCTCAGCTGTGGCGTATTTCTGGAATTTATTCCTATAGCTTCCATAAATCTCAGAGCTTCGGATATTTTATCGGCGAGCTCTTCATATTTCGCACCCAAAGCTTTATCTTTCACAAAATCAAGGTTCCAGCTGTGTACTCTGTGAAGATCGGCAAGTCCGCCCCTTGCAAAAGCTCTGAGCAGATTCAGCGTTGCAGCGGAAATGTTATACGCTTTTATCATTCTCTCCGGATCTGGTTCTCTTGCTTCCGGAGTAAAAGCAATATCATTTATAATATCGCCTCTATAACTGGGAAGCTTGACACCGTTTATCTCTTCATAATCGCTTGATCTTGGCTTGGCAAATTGACCTGCTACTCTTCCTACTTTTACAACAGGTCTTCCACTTGAAAAAGTCAAAACAACTGCCATCTGCAGTATCGCTTTGAACAAATCTCGTATATTGTCTGCATTAAAAGCCGCAAAACTTTCCGCACAATCACCGCCTTGAAGAAGAAAAGCTTTTCCTTCGGACACGGAAGCCAGTTTTTCTTTCAGATTTCTGGCTTCTCCAGCAAATATCAGCGGCGGATATCTTTTTAATTCTTTTTCAACAGCCGCAAGCTTTTCTAAGTCTTTATACTCAGGTTGCTGCTTTGCGTGAAATTTTCTCCAGCTATCTGGTCTCCAGCTCATTTTATACCTCTTCTAAAAAATTGTGAAATTATACTCTTTTTTTACTTTTTTTTAAAGAAAGAAATTTTTATGCAAACTCTGTGAAAAGAGATTACTCTGTAAAGTTATATTCTTATCCTGTCGTGAAGCGCTTTTGAAATAGAAAGCATATCTACATTTTCAAGACTTACACCGGTCGGAACCCCCTGAGCGATTTTCGTAAATACCAGATCAAAATCTTTCAGTTTGTCTTCCACATATAAAATTACAGTCTCATTGGCAATCGAGGGCGTCAATGCAAAAATAATCTCTTCAACTCCTTCGGATACGATATCTTTCAGCCTTTCTATATCGTCTTCCTCAATCGAATCAAGCACAAAATAGCGTCCAAAATACTCACCGCTCTCCTCTATGATATTAATATCTTTTGCACTTTCAACGATACACAAAAGAGAGCTGTCTCTGTGTTCATCGGCGCATATATAGCATATTTCATCTTCGCTTATTCCGCCACACTTCGAACACTTTTGTATCGAGCTCACGGCATTTTCTATGGCATGGACAATTTTCATGGCAGTCATATTATTTTCCATAACCAAATGATATGCAAGCCTCATTGCCGATTTTTTACCGATTGTAGGAAGAGATTCCAATGCTTCTACAAGTTCATTAAACTTTTTAAGCCCTTTTTTCAACTCTCTCTCCTTTTTTCTATGTGAAATTATATCAAAATAACCTGTTTATGAGAATTATGAAACTATGTAAAAAAGATATAGCTACAATCGGTTTACTTTTATTAAAAAAACTTTAACTATGTATAAAATATTTTATGGTAAAATCGCTGAAGCTTAAACTCCACTTAAAGGATACTGAAATTGGTTGATCTAGACTATTATGAAATTTTGGAAGTTGAAAGAGGGGCGACTTTTGACGAGATAAAAAAGGCATACAGAAAACTTGCATTAAAATACCATCCTGACAGAAATCAGGGAAACAAAGAGGCAGAAGAGAAATTCAAACTTATAAACGAAGCATATCAGGTTTTAAGCGACGAAAACAAAAGAGCCATTTACGATAGATACGGCAAATCAGGACTTGAAAATCAAGGATTTGAGGGATTTAGCCACAGCAGTTACGAAGATATAATGGAATTTTTTGAATCTGTTTTCGGAGGAAGTTTCGGAGGATTTGGTTTTGGAAACAGAAAAAGAGACGACCAGAAGTATCCTCTTGATCTTTCATACGAGATGGAGATATCTTTTGAAGAAGCGATTTTCGGCACACAAAAAGAGATAGACTACGAATACAAAATTCCATGCTCAGCATGTGGCGGAACGGGAGCCAAAGATAGAGAGCTTCAAGTCTGCCCCGAATGTGGCGGAAACGGACAGATATACTACAGACAGGGATTTATGACATTTTCCCAAACCTGTCCCAGATGTAATGGCTCAGGGCGCATAATAAAAGAAAAATGCCCCGAATGCAAAGGCCTTGGATTTGAGAGAAAAAGAGAAAAAATCACTATAAATATCCCGGAAGGCATCGATAACGGTGACAAAATAAGAGTTTCACACAAAGGCAATATAGGAATAAACGGCCAAAGGGGAGATCTTTATATAACTTTCTATGTTAAAGAGGATGAACATTTTGTAAGATACAACGACGATATATATCTTGAAGTTCCTGTATTTTTTACCCAGGCGATTTTGGGCGAAACAATAAAAATTCCGACCCCAAGAGGAGAAAAAGAGCTGAAACTTCCCGCGGGAGTAAAAGATAAAGAACAGTTTGTATTCAAGGGTGAAGGTGTAAGAAATGTCAGGTCCGGACATAAAGGAAACTTGATAGTTCAGATAAAAATAGTATATCCAAAAAAACTGACAGAAGAGCAAAAAGAGCTTCTTTTGAAACTACAGGAGAGTTTCGGTATAGAGAGCAAACCTCACGAAAGTGTCTTTGAAAATGTTTTCGAGAAAATAAAAGGGTGGTTTAAAAAGTAGTATCTGCTGCAATGAAAAGAGAGCGCTTCTGCTCTCTTTCTACATCCTCATATCAATTCCAAGTTTCTGCTTCTTATAATATGCTGCCATTACAATAAAAAAGACTGTCGCAACAGCGAAATAGACCCATGTAGGTACCGGTACCGGATCTCCTGATGCATATGAATGAAGTCCGGAAAGATAGAAATTTACACCGAAATATGTCATTATAACGGTTGAAAATGCCAGTAGTGAAGCCACATTATATAGAAATATCCCGTTTAATCTGGGAATCAGTCTTAAATGCTCTACGCCAGCATATGTAAGAATAACAACAAGAGCCCATGTCTCTTTCGGGTCCCATCCCCAGTATCTTCCCCAGGACTCGTTTGCCCATACTCCGCCTAAAAAGTTTCCCAAAGTAACAAGAATAAGTCCTAAAATCAGGCTCATCTCATTTGTATATGAAAGCTCTTTAATAGTAAGTATTAAAGATTCCCTGTTTTTCTCTGTCATAAAAATATAAAGAAGAAGAACAATAAACGCAAGCAGTGCACTGAGTCCCAAAAAACCGTAACTTGCCGTAATAACCGATACATGGATCATCAACCAGTACGATTTGAGTACAGGCACAAGGTTTGTTATCTGAGGATCAAGCCAGTTGAGATGTGCAACAAAAAGAATCAGACCTCCCAAAAGCGAAGTTGCCGCAAGCGTGACAGAAGAGTTTTTAACAAAGAAAAAACCAGCGAGTATTGTTGCCCATGCAATATATACCATAGACTCATATCCGTTAGACCACGGTGCATGCCCCGATACGTACCATCTAAGACCCATACCGAAAGTGAGAATGAGGAAACCAGCCATCAAAAGTACAAAAGCTATTTTTACAGCTGGGCCTATATTTATTCTGGGGTTTATCAGATTTGCCAGAGTAATTACAAGCAAAATAAAACCTATAATTATAAAATAGGGAACAAGTCTGTTAAAAATATCGAGTTTATTATAAAGAAGCTCGGCTTTTATCCTGCTTTCGGAAGGAATTATCGAAGCTCCGTAAAATTTCTGATACTCTTTGATAACGTTCAAAGATTTGTCTGCTTTATCCCAGTCTCCATTTTTAAGCGCCTCATCAATATTTGAAAAATAGCTTGCCATCATCAGTCTTACAAGTTCAGCCTCTTTTGGAGGAAAAGTCTTTATCGCTTCTAGAGGAGAGTACCACTTCTGATTTTTGTCGTTCGGTTTCGGAAAAATTTTCAAAAGTTCTCCCGTATAAGACATATAGCAGATATTTACCCTTTCATCCACCTTGATCAGATCTTTGTCAAACTTGTCTCTTTGTGAAGGCTTTTTCTGAACAGCTTGCTGCACATACTTGGCTATTATATATTTTGGCCCGTTAGTGTATTCAAAAAACATATTGAAAGATGCGTATTTTTCATCCGGTTTCATTCCTATTATCTCTTTGAGTTTCGGATGGCTTACATATATCATCTTTATCTCTTGCCAGACTCTTGGTTTTACAACCATTCCCAAAAATATCTGATTGGGCTCCAGTCCGAGTATACTCTCTCTTCTGCTCACCTTATGGATAACATCACGGCTCAAAGTATCGATCGGTTTTATCCTGCCGTTTACATCCTGAACGAGAAGCTCTCCGAATTTTTCCGCATGCTCTTTGCTAAACGCTTTTGCAGTTTTTAAAATTTCATCCGCACTTAATGTTTCGTTGGCCTCTGCATTCTGGGAAAAAAGCAGAAAAAGCGGCAGAAGCAAGGAAGCCATGAGAGAGCGTTTGCTCTGTAGCTTTTTGGTCAGTCTGATAAGCTTCATAAATCTGCTGCCCGGTAAAAAGAGATGAAATACCATGCCTATTCCCAGCATAAGATAGCCTATATATGTGATAAGTGTTCCGGGGTCATGGTTAACTGAAAGAACCGTGCCTCTTTCATCCATATCATATGAGGACTGAAAAAATCTATATCCTCTGTAGTCCAGCACATGATTCATATATATTCTGAAAGGCTCTCTTATGCCCCTCTCTTCATCTATGAGCATAACCTCACTGGCATAGGAAGAGGGACTCATGGAACCTGGGTATTTTTTTATCTCAAAATCTATAAGTCTTAGAGAAAAAGGGAGTTTTATAATTTTGGAACCATATGCCACAGTAACTTTTTTACCGCCGATAGTTACAGTTACAGGAACGCCGACAGAACTTTTGGAACCAAATACCGTTATCTCTTTTTTCTCTTCTTTATCTTTTATTTCAAAAACAAGAGCATCGGACAATTTTCTTTTGCCTTTTTTTTCACTTGCGGAAATAAGAGCCGTTTTTGCATGTGGCAGATATTTTTGAAGAACAAAATTGACTTTACCGGCTCTATAAAGTTTTCTTTTTTCAAACTCTTTTTTTTCTCCGGCTTTTATCAGCTCCTCTTTTTGATCACCCATCGATACTGTTTGTATATCAACAGGCGTTTTTATGAAAAGTTTTCCGTTCTTATTTTCAATAAGAATAACAGGTTTGTCACTTTGAGTTTTTGATTCAAAAGAGATTATAACACTGCCAGCATCAAAATATTCGCCTTTTTTCAGATTGATATTTACCGGAGAATCCCCCGATGATACCACAAGCGATATGTACGGTTCTCCCTCTTTGCTCTCTACCAGTCTGCTTACGGCGTTTGGAATAAATTTTTTGAGTTTTATCTCTATCTCATCAGAGTTGGCTTTGAGACTCTTTTCAAAACTGTTTTTTGAAAGTCTGGAGAGTATTATCGGAAATTCGTAATGGTATCTTCTGCCCTCTTTTTCTATATCTATCTGGATATAAGTCCTGTCGGAAATTATTGTATTTGAGGTTTCTCCTTCTCTTATGTGCATTATCCCTTCATAACTTATATATCTTGTTACAGCCGCACCTATTAAAATTACTATAAATGCCGCATGAAACAGTCCTATAAGCCATTTATCTTTTCTGTAAAGCTTGAATCTGTAAATATTGTAAACAAGATTTATCGCAAGCAGAATCATCAGAATCTCAAACCATAAAGCGTTATATACTTCCGCTTTTGCCGTCTCTGTCCCGAAATCGTTTTCTATAAACGTTGCTAATCCTATGGAAAATGCAAAAAGAAACATCATTATAACTGCAGATTTTATGGAGAAAAAAAGATTTTTGAGGGATTTTAACACTAAAGGCTCCTTGCATAACAAAACAGGTTCTCTGACGGTATGGAGAAAGATTTTATACTTTTTTAACAAAAATGATTGTTTGCTGATAAAGTTAATAGATATCTTTAAGCAAAAGCCCGCAGCATCGTAATGAACGGGCTTTCATTATATTCTAAAAACAGGCTATTTAAGGCTCCCCCATCTTTTTGAAAGAGTCACCGAACACCTCAAAGGGACATTAAGTTTATAAATATTTTCCATAATTACTGCAAATCTTTCTGCCAGCTCTTTTGCTTCGCTCTCTTTTGCTTCAAAAATCAATTCGTCATGGATCTGCAGAAGCATTTTTGCATCTAATTTTTCAGATAATATCTCTTTTTTTATCTTGTTCATTGACATCTTTATCAAATCGGCAGCACTGCCCTGAAAAACGGTATTTGTCGCTTCTCTTAAATATGCAGCCATCTGCATCGGGGTGGCGTGTGCAAAATCAAAATATCTTCTGCGTCCAAGAAGCGTCTCCACATATCCGTGTGTTTTCGCATACATTTCTATACTGTTTAAAAAACTTTTGACTGTAGGGAATGAGGCAAAATAACTCTCAATAATCTCTTTTGCCTCTTTTGTTCCTATTCCTAGTGTCTGGGCGAGTTTTCTGCTTCCCATTCCGTATATCAGACCGAAATTGATGCTTTTTGCTATATTTCTCTTCTCTTTTGCTTCCTCTCCAAAAAGTTTTATAGCCGTTTCGAGATGGATATCTTTATCCTCTTCAAATGCCCGGCACAAAGACTCATCCTGACTGAAGTGTGCAAGGAGTCTGAGTTCTATCTGCGAGTAATCAATACCTATCAAAAGATTGCCCTCTTCTGCGACAAAGCCATCCCTTATCTCTCTTCCCACCTCTGTTTTGACAGGAATGTTCTGAAGATTAGGATTTTTGCTGCTAAGCCTTCCGGTAGCAGTTCCTGTCTGAAGAAACGATGTGTAGATTCTATGTTTTTTATCTTTTTTTGCATATTTGAGCAATGGTTCTAAATATGTGCTTTTGAGTTTAAAAAGCTCTCTGTATTCGAGAAGCTTTTCTATAACCGGATGTTTGGCTCTTAACTCATTCAAAACACTTTCGTTTGTGCTGTAGCCGGTTTTTGTCTTTTTTACGGTCGGTAATCCCAATTTCTCAAAAAGAATCCTGCCAAGCTGTTTTGTAGAGTTTATATTGAAAACTTCACCCGCATATGAGTATATCTCTTCTGTGAGATATTCTAGTTTTCTCTCTGTCTTTTTCAAAAGTTTTTCAAAAAAATCAATATCAAGCTTTATTCCGGCACTCTCCATAAAAACAAGAGTATTAATAAACGGATACTCCACATCTTTGGCTTCATCTATAAGATGCTCGGCTCCTTGGTTTTTCAACTCCTCTAAAAGTTTGAAATAGAGTTTATATGTCAAAACAGCATCTTCGGCAGCATATTTTGCAGCTTCCCGGATATCCACACTGCTGAAATTTTCTCCTTTTTTTACTGTATCTTTGAATGCAATCATAAGATGGTCAAAATATCTTTTTGCAAGTGAATCGAGCCCAACACTCGCTTCCGGATTTACAAGCCACGCAAGAATCATCGTATCAGCATAAGGCACCTTTTCTTCAAAGCCGTATCCTCTGTAAAGAAGAGAAAAGTCAAACTTCAGATTGTGGCCTACTACTCTCTTTTCCAAAATCTTTTTTATGGCATCCAAAGCTTCTTCTAGAGGGATTTGCTTAGATACTCCGAGATAATTATGATTTACGGGTACATAGTAGCCTTTTTTGCCATCGAATGAAAAACTGAAACCCACCATTTTGGCACTTTTTGTATCTAAAGAGTCTGTTTCTGTATCAAATGCGACAATCGCATCATCTTTTATTGAATCAATGGTTTTTTTCAGCTCTTCACTGCTGTCGAGAATAACTGTTTCAAATTTGACCTCATCCTCTTTCTCAAGCTTTTCAATAACAGGAGCCGCTTTAATCCTGCTCAGAATAGAAGTCATATCGTAGTCGATCAGTTCATCTGCTATCTTTACTATAGGATTTACCGAAGGGAGCTTAAACTCTTCAAGGTTGCACTCTTTGAAAAGGTCATCTTTCAAAGTTACAAGTTTTTTGCTCAAAAAGGCATTCTCTTTCCCTTCTATAAGAAGCTTTTTGACACGTTCGGGTTTGACTTTTTCTATATTTTTATAGATATCTTCCAGATGTCCGAACTCATTTATAAGTTTTGCGGCTGTTTTGGCCCCTACTCCCCTGACACCAGGAATATTATCCACACTATCTCCTACTAAGGCCTGATAATCAATAAAGTATTTAGGCTCAATACCGTATTTAAGCCTGCACTTCTCTTCATCTATCTCCTCTTTTTTTATAGGGTCATAAAGAACAACTTTTTCATCATCTATAAGTTGATAAAGGTCTTTGTCATGGCTTACAATGCGTACCTTTACTCCTTTTTCTTTTGCACATCTGACCATAGAAGCTATGATATCATCGGCTTCATAGTTTTCAAGACTCAACTCCTTAAAACCCATTTTGGGAATCCATGATATTGCCACTGGCAGCTGTTTTAAAAGCTCTTCTGGCACATCGGGACGCTGCGCTTTGTAATTTGGGTCAATTTTTTGTCTGAAACTCGGACCTTCACTGTCAAGAGCAAACAGCAGATAGTCCGTTTCGTGCTCTTTTGCAAGATTGAATATAAAATTTATAAATCCTGTCAAAAGACCTGTTGGAAAACCTTTTTTGCTTTTTAAAGGCGGTAAAGCATAGTAACTTCTGAAAAAAAATCCGAATGTGTCTATAATTGTCAAACTTTTCATAAAAACTGTCTCCTAATTTTGATAAAATTTTACTCAAATTATACAAAAAGGCAGGTTATGAAAAATCTATCGATTTTTTTGTTTCTCATTTCATCAGTTTATGCACAAAGTTTTTCTGAGATCAGAGAGGCGAATATAAAGATATTGAACAGCAGTATAAAAGTGTACAAAGATCGGATAGAGTGTATAGAAAATGGCAACAATGCAAAAAAATGTATTGAAAAGCACCCCTCTCCTCAATTTGAAAATATGCCAAACCGCGACTCTCTGGGGAAATTGATGATTAATATGTTTCCAACCACCTATTATCTGAATATTTTGAAAAGAGATATCAAAGTTATGGAAAAGGAGAAACTTTGCTGGGGAAAATCGATGAATTTTGATGAAGTTAAAGAGTGCCTTGTTGATTGATAAACTCAAAAACTGTTTCTAAGGCTCATTGCAGCATCTTCCAAAAACTCTGTGCCTAATCCCTCTTTTTCAGATAATGCAAGAGCTTTGTTTATACTAACTTCTGATAAAGGAGAGTTTACTGGCGCAGCCGTTTTTACTATATGAAGAGCAAGAGAGTAGTCCTTAACATCTTCCGGCGCGGAAAGATAATCATCACTATATCGTATAGAGTTTACAAAAAGCGGATCAAAGCCCCAGTATTCAAACATTTGTCCTGTAACTTCGGCTGCTGTAACTCCTACAAAACTTTTTTCAACAAGAGTAATGTCGGCTCCGGCTTCGATTTCCGAATGAAACGGATAGAGCATATCTTCTTGTATTATTTCGTCTGCGATGAGAATTTTCCCCATCTCCTGAAGAAGAGCCGCCATTACAAGAGTATTCAGCTTTCTACTGTCGATTTTTCTATACCATCTGTACATCAGGTTACTTTGCAGATGTGATATATTGGCAAACTCTTCTGCTGTAATACCGTATGGCTCCATATCGATATTGAGTAGTTTTTTTATTGTATTTTGAAGTACAATACCTTTTATCTGTGAAAGCCCCAAAAGGGAGATAGCATGACTTACGGTTGTAATCTCGTTTCTAAGGCCGTAATAGGGAGAGTTTACCGTCTTCAGAATATTGGCTACGAGCATAGGGTCGTGTTCAAGTATCTTTGCAATATCTTCAAGACTAATATCCGGATCGTTATACGCCCTTTCAAACTCTTCTATAGTTTTCGGTAAAGGCGGAAGCTGTCTTATTTTTTTGACCAAAGACTCATTCATAATCTGCCTTGAAAATATTGTTAACTCTATTTTGCCGGATATTTTCTTATATTATTTTAAATTGTGCTATTTCAAATTGATCTCTTTTGCCAGAAACTCTCCCGTATAACTTCCGGTTTTTTCAAAATTTTTTGCAACTTCTTCAGGAGAACCTGTCGCTACAACCTTTCCTCCTCTAATTCCCCCCTCAGGTCCCATATCGATAATATAATCGGCATTTTTTATAATATCCATATTGTGTTCTATCACCAGTACAGTGTTGCCAAGTTCCACAAGATGATGCAAAACTTTTGTCAGCCTGTCCACATCCGCAAAATGCAGTCCTGTTGTAGGCTCGTCAAGAATATAGAGAGTATTTCCCGTATCTTTTCTGCTGAGCTCTTTTGAAAGCTTTATCCTCTGTGCCTCACCTCCACTTAGTGTCACGGCATTCTGACCCAATGTTATATATCCCAGACCTACATCCTGCAGGGTTTTCAGTTTGGCTTTTATTTTAGGAATATTTGCAAAGAACTCAAGAGCTTCGTCTACACTCATAGCCAGGATATCTGCTATATTTTTCCCTTTATACTCGATTTCCAATGTCTGAGCGTTGTACCTTTTACCCCCGCAGGCATCGCACTTGACCATAATGTCAGGCAGGAAATGCATCTCTATTTTTATCTCTCCTTCTCCTTTGCACTTCTCGCATCGTCCGCCTTTTACGTTAAAACTGAATCTTCCGGGACCGTATCCTCTGATTTGGGCCTCTTTTGTTTTTGAAAAGATATT contains:
- the ccsA gene encoding cytochrome c biogenesis protein — protein: MLKSLKNLFFSIKSAVIMMFLFAFSIGLATFIENDFGTETAKAEVYNALWFEILMILLAINLVYNIYRFKLYRKDKWLIGLFHAAFIVILIGAAVTRYISYEGIMHIREGETSNTIISDRTYIQIDIEKEGRRYHYEFPIILSRLSKNSFEKSLKANSDEIEIKLKKFIPNAVSRLVESKEGEPYISLVVSSGDSPVNINLKKGEYFDAGSVIISFESKTQSDKPVILIENKNGKLFIKTPVDIQTVSMGDQKEELIKAGEKKEFEKRKLYRAGKVNFVLQKYLPHAKTALISASEKKGKRKLSDALVFEIKDKEEKKEITVFGSKSSVGVPVTVTIGGKKVTVAYGSKIIKLPFSLRLIDFEIKKYPGSMSPSSYASEVMLIDEERGIREPFRIYMNHVLDYRGYRFFQSSYDMDERGTVLSVNHDPGTLITYIGYLMLGIGMVFHLFLPGSRFMKLIRLTKKLQSKRSLMASLLLPLFLLFSQNAEANETLSADEILKTAKAFSKEHAEKFGELLVQDVNGRIKPIDTLSRDVIHKVSRRESILGLEPNQIFLGMVVKPRVWQEIKMIYVSHPKLKEIIGMKPDEKYASFNMFFEYTNGPKYIIAKYVQQAVQKKPSQRDKFDKDLIKVDERVNICYMSYTGELLKIFPKPNDKNQKWYSPLEAIKTFPPKEAELVRLMMASYFSNIDEALKNGDWDKADKSLNVIKEYQKFYGASIIPSESRIKAELLYNKLDIFNRLVPYFIIIGFILLVITLANLINPRINIGPAVKIAFVLLMAGFLILTFGMGLRWYVSGHAPWSNGYESMVYIAWATILAGFFFVKNSSVTLAATSLLGGLILFVAHLNWLDPQITNLVPVLKSYWLMIHVSVITASYGFLGLSALLAFIVLLLYIFMTEKNRESLILTIKELSYTNEMSLILGLILVTLGNFLGGVWANESWGRYWGWDPKETWALVVILTYAGVEHLRLIPRLNGIFLYNVASLLAFSTVIMTYFGVNFYLSGLHSYASGDPVPVPTWVYFAVATVFFIVMAAYYKKQKLGIDMRM
- the polA gene encoding DNA polymerase I, with translation MKSLTIIDTFGFFFRSYYALPPLKSKKGFPTGLLTGFINFIFNLAKEHETDYLLFALDSEGPSFRQKIDPNYKAQRPDVPEELLKQLPVAISWIPKMGFKELSLENYEADDIIASMVRCAKEKGVKVRIVSHDKDLYQLIDDEKVVLYDPIKKEEIDEEKCRLKYGIEPKYFIDYQALVGDSVDNIPGVRGVGAKTAAKLINEFGHLEDIYKNIEKVKPERVKKLLIEGKENAFLSKKLVTLKDDLFKECNLEEFKLPSVNPIVKIADELIDYDMTSILSRIKAAPVIEKLEKEDEVKFETVILDSSEELKKTIDSIKDDAIVAFDTETDSLDTKSAKMVGFSFSFDGKKGYYVPVNHNYLGVSKQIPLEEALDAIKKILEKRVVGHNLKFDFSLLYRGYGFEEKVPYADTMILAWLVNPEASVGLDSLAKRYFDHLMIAFKDTVKKGENFSSVDIREAAKYAAEDAVLTYKLYFKLLEELKNQGAEHLIDEAKDVEYPFINTLVFMESAGIKLDIDFFEKLLKKTERKLEYLTEEIYSYAGEVFNINSTKQLGRILFEKLGLPTVKKTKTGYSTNESVLNELRAKHPVIEKLLEYRELFKLKSTYLEPLLKYAKKDKKHRIYTSFLQTGTATGRLSSKNPNLQNIPVKTEVGREIRDGFVAEEGNLLIGIDYSQIELRLLAHFSQDESLCRAFEEDKDIHLETAIKLFGEEAKEKRNIAKSINFGLIYGMGSRKLAQTLGIGTKEAKEIIESYFASFPTVKSFLNSIEMYAKTHGYVETLLGRRRYFDFAHATPMQMAAYLREATNTVFQGSAADLIKMSMNKIKKEILSEKLDAKMLLQIHDELIFEAKESEAKELAERFAVIMENIYKLNVPLRCSVTLSKRWGSLK
- a CDS encoding HDOD domain-containing protein, whose product is MNESLVKKIRQLPPLPKTIEEFERAYNDPDISLEDIAKILEHDPMLVANILKTVNSPYYGLRNEITTVSHAISLLGLSQIKGIVLQNTIKKLLNIDMEPYGITAEEFANISHLQSNLMYRWYRKIDSRKLNTLVMAALLQEMGKILIADEIIQEDMLYPFHSEIEAGADITLVEKSFVGVTAAEVTGQMFEYWGFDPLFVNSIRYSDDYLSAPEDVKDYSLALHIVKTAAPVNSPLSEVSINKALALSEKEGLGTEFLEDAAMSLRNSF